In the genome of Candidatus Methylomirabilota bacterium, the window GGGTCGGTAGTTGGCGCCGAAGCCGAAGGAGGGCAAGGCGGAGGTCGCCGCCATCCGCTGGCCCCGGCCGGAAGTCATCGAGGTGGATCTCCGCATGGTCGAGCCCGCGGAGCTTCCCTTCGAGGCAGGGCAGTGGATCTCCGTGCCCTTCGGTCCCAAGACGGTGCGCGCCTGGAGCATGCTCTCCACCCCGTCGCGCAAGGGCATGCTCACGCTGTCCGTCGACGTGGCGCCCGCCGGTATGGGCTCGCAGTGGCTGCGCGGCCTCAAAGTCGGCGACGCCGTCGAGTTCAAAGGCCCCACGGGCGGCTTCATCTTCAACCGCGCCGACCCGCGCCGCGCCGTCTTCTTCGCCGAGGAGATCGGCATCGTCCCCGTGCGCTCCATCGTGGCCGATCTCTACGAGACCGGCTTCGGCCGCCCCGCCATCCTGATCTTCTGGGCGCGTGATCCCTCCTGGCTGCTCTATGACGCGGAGTTCCGCTCGCTGGCGCGCCGCTACCCCTCCTTCACCTATGTCCCCGCGGTGCGCGAGGCGCCGGCGAGCTGGCGCGGCGAGACGGGCGAGCCCGCCCAGGTGATCGACCGCCTCGTGCACAGTGTGGACCGCCTCGTCGTCTACGCGTGTGGAGGCGGCAACACCATCAACGCCGTCCGTGATGCCCTCGTCAAGAA includes:
- a CDS encoding FAD-binding oxidoreductase, translating into MAPKPKEGKAEVAAIRWPRPEVIEVDLRMVEPAELPFEAGQWISVPFGPKTVRAWSMLSTPSRKGMLTLSVDVAPAGMGSQWLRGLKVGDAVEFKGPTGGFIFNRADPRRAVFFAEEIGIVPVRSIVADLYETGFGRPAILIFWARDPSWLLYDAEFRSLARRYPSFTYVPAVREAPASWRGETGEPAQVIDRLVHSVDRLVVYACGGGNTINAVRDALVKKGMDRKSVKWEKFW